A single region of the Malus sylvestris chromosome 8, drMalSylv7.2, whole genome shotgun sequence genome encodes:
- the LOC126632972 gene encoding homeobox-leucine zipper protein ATHB-8-like, producing the protein MMAVTSSCKDGGMKMQMDNGKYVRYTPEQVEALERLYHECPKPSSMRRQQLIRECPILSNIEPKQIKVWFQNRRCREKQRKEASRLQTVNRKLTAMNKLLMEENDRLQKQVSQLVYENSYFRQQTQNATLATTDTSCDSVVTSGQHHLTPQQHPPPPPRDASPAGLLSIAEETLAEFLSKATGTAVEWVQLPGMKPGPDSIGIVAISHGCTGVAARACGLVGLDPTRVAEILKDRPSWFRNCRSVDVLNVLSTGNGGTIELLYMQLYAPTTLAPARDFWLLRYTSVLEDGSLVVCERSLNNTQNGPSMPPVQNFVRAEMLPSGYLIRPCEGGGSILHIVDHMDLEPWSVPEVLRPLYESSTLLAQKTTMAALRNLRQISQEVSQPNSAGWGRRPAALRALSQRLSKGFNEAVNGFTDEGWSVLESDGVDDVTLLVNSSPGKMMSANLYTNGVPSMSTAVLCAKASMLLQNVPPAILLRFLREHRSEWADRSIDAYSAAAIKAGPCNMLGPRAGSFGDQVILPLAHTIEHEEFMEVIKIENMGHYREDMMMPAADIFLLQLCSGVDENAVGTSAELVFAPIDASFSDDAPILPSGFRIIPLDSRMDTPSPNRTLDLASALEVGPAGSRASGDNAGHSGNTKSVMTIAFQFAFEIHLQENIAAMARQYVRSIIASVQRVALALSPSHFGSHAGFRPPPGTPEAQTLAGWICQSYRCYLGGELLKTEGSESILKSLWHHSDAILCCSLKAMPVFTFANQAGLDMLETTLVALQDITLEKIFDDNGRKTLCSEFPQIMQQGFMCLQGGICMSSMGRPISYERAVAWKVLNEEETAHCICFMFINWSFV; encoded by the exons ATGATGGCGGTGACGTCATCCTGCAAAGATGGTGGGATGAAGATGCAGATGGACAATGGCAAGTACGTAAGGTACACGCCGGAGCAGGTGGAAGCTTTGGAGCGGTTGTACCATGAGTGCCCGAAGCCGAGCTCCATGCGCCGCCAGCAGCTCATCCGTGAGTGCCCTATCCTCTCCAACATCGAGCCTAAGCAGATCAAAGTCTGGTTCCAAAACCGCAG ATGTAGAGAGAAGCAGCGGAAGGAGGCGTCGAGGTTGCAGACCGTGAACAGAAAGCTGACGGCGATGAATAAGCTTCTGATGGAGGAGAATGATCGGTTGCAGAAGCAGGTGTCTCAGCTGGTCTACGAGAACAGCTACTTCCGCCAACAGACACAAAAT GCGACTTTAGCCACGACAGACACAAGTTGTGATTCGGTGGTGACGAGCGGTCAACACCATTTGACTCCGCAGCAGCATCCACCACCACCGCCAAGGGATGCGAGCCCTGCAGG acTTCTGTCCATTGCAGAGGAAACTTTAGCAGAGTTTTTATCAAAGGCCACTGGGACTGCTGTGGAGTGGGTCCAATTGCCTGGGAtgaag CCTGGTCCGGATTCCATTGGAATCGTTGCAATTTCTCACGGTTGCACTGGTGTGGCAGCACGTGCATGCGGCCTTGTAGGTCTAGACCCTACAAGA GTCGCTGAAATCCTCaaagatcggccttcgtggttcCGAAACTGCCGATCTGTGGATGTGCTGAACGTGTTGTCCACTGGCAATGGTGGAACCATTGAACTGCTTTACATGCAG CTCTATGCACCCACAACTTTGGCTCCAGCTCGAGATTTCTGGTTGCTTCGCTACACATCGGTACTAGAAGATGGTAGTCTCGTG GTCTGTGAAAGATCACTTAACAACACACAGAACGGTCCTAGCATGCCACCGGTGCAGAATTTTGTGAGAGCAGAAATGCTGCCGAGCGGGTATCTAATTAGACCTTGTGAAGGTGGTGGCTCGATCCTTCACATTGTTGATCATATGGATTTGGAG CCTTGGAGTGTACCCGAAGTGTTGCGCCCGCTTTATGAGTCATCAACACTTCTTGCTCAGAAGACAACTATGGCG GCATTACGCAACCTGAGGCAGATTTCTCAAGAAGTTTCTCAGCCCAATTCCGCTGGTTGGGGAAGAAGGCCTGCAGCTCTCCGTGCTCTTAGTCAGAGATTGAGCAA AGGTTTCAATGAAGCAGTTAACGGGTTTACAGATGAGGGATGGTCTGTTCTAGAAAGTGATGGTGTTGATGATGTTACCCTTCTTGTGAACTCGTCTCCGGGCAAGATGATGAGTGCAAATCTTTATACCAATGGAGTTCCATCTATGAGCACTGCAGTCTTATGTGCCAAAGCATCCATGTTACTCCAA AATGTGCCTCCAGCCATACTTCTTAGATTCTTGCGAGAACACCGATCAGAGTGGGCTGACAGAAGCATTGATGCTTATTCAGCTGCTGCTATCAAAGCTGGTCCCTGCAACATGCTAGGGCCTCGAGCTGGAAGTTTCGGGGATCAGGTTATTCTTCCCCTGGCTCACACAATTGAGCATGAAGAG TTCATGGAGGTCATTAAGATTGAAAACATGGGCCACTATCGAGAGGATATGATGATGCCTGCAGCTGACATTTTCCTCTTGCAA CTGTGCAGCGGAGTGGATGAGAATGCCGTCGGGACCTCCGCTGAACTAGTATTTGCTCccattgatgcatcattttcGGATGATGCTCCAATTCTACCTTCTGGTTTTCGCATCATCCCTCTTGATTCTCGGATG GATACTCCGAGTCCAAACCGTACGCTTGATCTTGCctcagctcttgaagttggacCTGCAGGAAGCAGAGCATCTGGTGATAATGCTGGCCACTCTGGCAATACAAAGTCTGTTATGACAATAGCATTCCAGTTTGCATTTGAAATTCACCTCCAAGAAAATATAGCCGCCATGGCTCGGCAGTATGTGCGCAGTATCATAGCATCAGTGCAGAGGGTGGCACTGGCACTCTCCCCGTCTCATTTTGGTTCGCATGCTGGTTTCCGGCCTCCACCTGGCACCCCTGAAGCACAAACACTTGCTGGTTGGATCTGTCAGAGCTATAG GTGCTATCTGGGTGGAGAACTACTAAAAACCGAAGGAAGCGAGTCCATTCTCAAATCCCTTTGGCATCACTCGGATGCAATCTTATGTTGCTCCTTGAAG GCAATGCCAGTTTTTACATTCGCAAACCAGGCAGGCCTTGACATGCTTGAGACGACGTTAGTTGCACTTCAAGACATAACACTGGAGAAGATTTTTGATGACAACGGAAGGAAGACCCTATGCTCCGAGTTCCCGCAGATAATGCAGCAG GGTTTTATGTGTCTTCAAGGAGGAATATGCATGTCAAGCATGGGAAGGCCGATCTCGTACGAGAGAGCAGTGGCATGGAAGGTGTTGAACGAAGAAGAAACTGCTCACTGCATCTGCTTCATGTTCATCAACTGGTCATTTGTTTAA